The nucleotide sequence AAAACATATTTCTTTCTATTGATAAGATTAGCAAAACCATGCTTAGAATAGCCGTCATCGAAGATAATGAAGTTCAATCCAGACTCATAAAAGACTATGCAAACGAATGGGCAAATAAAAATAGTCTTTTGCCGGAAATTAAACTTTTTTCTTCAGGCGAACAGTTTTGGTTTGAATTTGAAGAGCTTTCCGATATAGATATCATCTTATTGGATATACAGATGTCTAGGATAAGCGGCATAGAGCTTGCCAAAAAAATAAGAAAAACAAAAAGCGATGCCGTTATCATCTTTATAACAGGTATACCCGACTATATGCAGGAAGGATACGATGTCGAAGCCTTGCACTATCTTTTAAAGCCTGTAAAAAAAGAAAAACTTTTTGATTGCTTGGATCGAGCCTTAAAAAAACAGGATAAAGTTAAAGAAGAAAATTTTGTATTTTCATGCGAAGGCCGCCTTACAACATTAAAGCAATCTGAAATTGTTTTTATAGAATCTATTTCACATAATTTAAAAATAAAAACTTTAAAAAGCGAGTACATAACAAGAATGAATTTATCGGAGGCGGAAGAAAAGTTAAATTCCAAACTATTTGTAAAAACTCATAGAGCCTTTATCGCAAACCTGATGCACATAAGGCAGCTTCAAAAAGACAAGGCCGTCCTTGCAGATAATACTTTAATTCCGATAAGCCGCAGGGAATATAAAAATGTCAACACCCTCTTTATCGGCTTTTTTACCCAAGGAGAAATCTGATGTTCATTTTTATACTTGTTTTAAGCTCAATCCTTCTGCTGTTTATACTTCTGTACTTTTTAATTAGAAGAGCCGTCAATAAGCGTTTTAATGATTTTGAAAACGGCCTTATCAATAAATATTACGAGGATGTAGATTCCATCTATAAAAAAATGCGCGGCTGGCGGCACGACTTTCATAATCATATTCAAGTTATGAAGGCTTATCTTGAATTTAAAAACTATGATGAACTTGAAAGCTATTTAAACAATCTAACCGATGACTTGATTAAGGTAGACAGTGTAATCAAAACCGGAAACTTGATGAGCGATGCAATCTTAAATACAAAGGCAGCTATCGCTCTTTCTCATGATATAAAACTAAACATAAAAGCCTCCATTCCTCAAAACATAGCCTTAAGCGACCTTGAACTTTGCGTAATAATAGGAAACCTTTTTGACAATGCCATTGAAGGTGCTTTAAGTCTAAAAGAAAAAGAGAAAAGATTTATAAGGGTGTACATAAGAAAATTAAATGACAACCTCTATATCTCGTTTACAAATTCTTGCGAAGGCCTCCGCAAAAAGACCCAAGGAAAATTTCTTACAACAAAAGAAGGTAAAGATCACGGCTTCGGCTCAGGCCGCATCGATGCTATAGTAAAAAAATATTCTGCCTTTATAAACCGCCAAAGCGAAGAAGGCGCCTTCGCCGTCGAACTCATGTTTCCGCTTCTCTTGGGCAGCAACCCGCAGTTTTGAAAATATAGACGCAGAATATGCCCGCCCCTTCGCAAGTCCTTTTGAAAATAGGCGAGGTAAGTACAAGGAGTTTAACAAAAGCGAAGCGGAGGCGTACTTACTGTACGTTGAGCATTCGCTTTTGTGTAACGACGCAGTAATTGCCCGCATATTTTCAAAAAACCGTCTATGCCAAATCTAATACCATCTATGCCATTCTCTCCCAAAACCTTAGTTTTTATTGTATAATAAGGCTCATTGGAGGGCAACTCTTATGGAGTCAAAAGAAAGAGGGATTATAAAAAACTGCCTTTATATGCTAAAAAACATTCTTAAAACCGATAAGATTCTTTTTAGTCTAATGGTTTTGTACATACCTGTCTTTGTTTTTTCGCCTCTTGCAAGTGCCTACTTGCCGAGGGCGGTAATAGAATCGATTCAAAATAAGGCAGGAATTTCCGTCTTTATTCAAAATTTTTTAATTATAGCCTTTATTGTAGCAGCCTTAAAAGCTCTTGAAACCTTCCTCAATGCAAGGTTTAATTGCCGCGGATCTTACCGGAGAATAGAGCTTATGGCAGAGCTTTACAAAAAAATGTGGACAATGTCATATAAAAATATTGCTTCACAAGAAGGAATTTTAAATTTGGAAAAAGCAAGAGATATGATAGATAATGATTACTCAATAAGTCAGCAATTCCCAAAGAAAATAAGCAGCCTTATTGTAAGTATTGTCGGCATCTTCTTTTTCGGAAGCCTTATTGCTTCTATTAATCCCATTCTTATCGGATTAATTTTTATATCGGGAACAGTAAGTTATTTTTACGGAAAATATGAGATAAAAAAGAATAAAGAAATAAATGAAGTCTTAAAAAAAGAACATCATAAGATGAGGTATCTTACGCAAAGGGCCTGTGATTATAAATTTGCTAAAGATATAAAACTCTACAAGATAGAAACTTGGATAGTGCAAGCATATAAGAGTTCTTTAAAAATAATAAACAAATGTTACGGAAAAATAAAAACCGTAAATTTTATCGGTGCCACTATATTGGCTCTCTTTATATTTTTAAGAGACGGCCTTGCCTATATTTATTTAACCGGAATGGTTTTAAACAAAGAAATCGGCATAGGAGAATTTATCTTTTTATTTTCTATTATAAAAACATTTTCAGGCTGGTTATTGGGAATTATTTCGCAGATTACTCTCTTAAAAAGAGAAAGTTTAAACATAGACTATTACCGCGATTTTTGCGAGATTGATGACGGATTAACCAAAGGTAAAGGCATCCCTCTTCCTAAAAAATTCGATATAGAGTTAAAAAATGTTTCTTTTAAATATGGCGAATCTGAGAGATATATTTTTAAAGATTTAAATTTACGCATAGAAGATAAAGAAAAACTTGCAATAGTCGGAGTAAATGGAGCCGGAAAAACTACCCTAACCTGTTTGATAATGAATCTTCTTCAACCCACTGAAGGCGAAGTTTTATTAAACGGAAAAAATATAAACGAATACAATATTGATGAATACTATTCTTTATTTTCAACTGTTTTTCAAGATATGTATGTTTTACCCGATACTATTAAAAATCTGGTTACCGCAGGAAATAAAAAATTTAACCAAGATGACTTTGATTCTGCCCTAAAACAATCAGGCTTACAAAAAATTATTGAGAACTTAAACGAAAAGGAAAACACCTATCTTGTAAAAGGAGTTTGGCCTAATGCGATAGACCTTTCAGGCGGACAAGAACAGCGTCTTATGCTTGCAAGAGCTCTATATAAAAACGGACCTATTTCTATTTTAGATGAACCTACAGCTGCTCTTGATCCTATAGCGGAAAGTCAAATTTATTCCGAGTATAATAATATGACAAAAGATAAAACTTCTATATTTATTTCGCATAGACTAGCATCAACCCGTTTTTGTGATAGGATTATCTTAATCGAAAACGGTAAAATAATAGAAGAAGGAAGTCATTCGGAGTTGATAAAACAAAACGGAGAATATAAAAAAATGTTCGATATACAAAGTTCATACTATCAAGACAATAAACACAAGGGAGGGAAATAAAATGAAAACAGGTATAAAAGATATTATTAAATTTTCTTATAAAACGGATAAGGTTTTATTTACATCATTAATTTTAGAACAAATTGTAAGTACAGCCGATATTTTTATAAACCTTTATTTGGTAAAACTCATCATCAATGCTTTTATAAAGGGTAAAACAAAAGAAGAAATATTATTTCTCTGTCTTATAGCTCTTATAAGTAATTTTGTTTTAATCTTGATAAAAAGATTTTCAGAAGAGACTCAAACTAACAGATTCCGTATCATACTGTATAAAAGGGATATGGAAATAAATAAAAAAACTATGAAACTCGATTACGAATTTTTGGAAGACACTGATCTTCAGTTGGGTCTTACAAAGATGAGAGAATATGACAACTTTGGAAATTACGGTATCTACCATGTAGGCAGACATTTCGGTGCAATAATAAACTCGGTATTGACTTTTATTTTTGCAATAATTTTTTCCATAAATCTTTTTACGATGCAATCGGAGCTTATTCCTATAGCCAACTGGCTATGGAATACAATTTTTATTCTTTTATTTTTTTCGTTTAGCCTTATTTCAATTCTGGCTTCTCAAAAATTTAATACCAAAATGCAAGCAATGTTTGATAAGGATGTCGTATTTTTAAACAGACTATTTCGTGCATATATGAATATTAACGATGATTATAAATCGGGAAAGGATGTCCGTCTTTATAATTACAATTTACTTACAAGTGTGTTAAAAAATTCCAATAATAATGTGAAAAATTTTTATAACCGGATGTCTCATAATTTATTTAAGTGCAATGTTCAAACGGGACTGATGACAATTTTTTCTTCTTTGCTTGTATACTTTTATGCAGGATTCAAAGCCTATTACGGTCTTATCGAGTTGGGAGATATTGTTCAGTATACGGGCATTGCAGTATTAACGGCCGATGCCGTAACTCTTATCATCATGTCGATTTCAAGTCTTTATGCCAATAAAGATTATTTTAAGACCATCTTCGATTATCTTAATTTATCGAACGGAAAATACGAAGGCTCTCTTCCGATTGAAAAACGGGATGATAACGAGTATGAGTTTGAATTTAAAAATGTCGGTTTTAAATATCCTAAAACTTCAAAATATGTTCTACAAAATGTGAACTTAAAATTTAAAATAGGACAAAGGCTTGCCATAGTGGGCATGAACGGCAGCGGAAAAACTACTTTGATAAAACTCCTCACCCGCTTTTATGATCCGACGGATGGCGAAATTTTATTAAACGGTATCAATATCCAAAAGTATGATTATAACGAGTATCTGGATATATTTTCGGTAGTCTTTCAGGATTTTAAACTTTTCTCTTTTATGCTGGGACAAAATATTTCAGCTTCGATGGAATATGATGAAAAAAGAGCGGAAGAAGCCTTAACCAAAGCCGGCTTTGAAAAGGCTTTACAAAAAATGCCGCAAGGTTTAAAAACCTATCTCTATCAAGACTATGAAGAAGGCGGAATCGAAATATCGGGCGGTGAAGCTCAAAAGATTGCGATGGCAAGGGCTATTTACAAGGATTCACCTTTTATAATACTAGATGAGCCGACCGCAGCTCTCGATCCTATTTCCGAATTTGAAATCTACTCAAAATTCGATAACATAATCGGAAACAAAACAGCCGTTTACATTTCGCACCGGCTTTCTTCATGTAAATTCTGTAATGAAATTGCCGTCTTTGATGAGGGCAAGTTGGTACAGCACGGCTCCCATGATGCTCTTCTTCAAAACAAAGAGGGTAAATACCATGAGCTCTGGAATGCCCAAGCTCAATATTATAAGGAAGAGGAAATTGAAAAGCTTTTAAAATAAATAACATCTTTTAAAAGCTCATAAGGATTTTTAGATATATAAAATATTCGGAGGAAATTAAAATGAAAAAACGAGGTGTTTTACGGAATTGGGGCTATCTATTAAAAAACATAGCCGAAACCGACAAGCTATTATTTTTACTTATATTTGCCTGTGTACCGATTGCAATACTTATGCCTTACCTGCAAGCTTTTTTACCGAGGGCTGTAATCGAGGGTTTACAAAATAAAACGGAGCTTCAATCCTATCTGCTAAAAATTCTTTTAATAGCAATGGCTCTTGCCGTTACAGTGCTTTTAGAACAAACCGTAAAATGGCTGCTCGAAATGAAGGGACAAAGGCAAAGAGGAAGATTTTCAAAAGAGCTAAGTAAACACGCAATAAAGGTTGATTATGAAAAAATGGCAGCAGTTTCCTTTGCTCAAAGCTTCGACCTTTCAATAGGAGCAATTGCCGGAGATATAGCTATTACAGGACAGTCTGCAAATATAACCGCAAATTTTTTAACAAGTCTTTTAGGTATAATTGCATTTGCCCCATTAATCATCACTATACAGCCGATTTTAATTTTAATCATCTTTATTTCATTTTTGACAAATTATTTTTATGGAATTTTTCTAACAAATTATGATGAAAAGATAACCGAACAAAATAAGGGAGTAAACCGTAAGCTGCACTACATTGCTTATAAGAGTATCAATTATAAATATGCAAAAGATATAAGACTATATAAAATGTCCGATTGGTTTTTTAAAAGCTATCAAACCTACAACAACGAAAGAAGAAGATGGGAGCGTAAATTAAGCGGCAAGCGTTTTTTAGGGGACTTAATCGCAGGCCTTTTTGTATTTGTCAGAGACGGTCTTGCCTATTTTTATCTTATTACTCAAATATTTACAGGAAAAATCGGAATAGCTCAATTTGTCTTCTTGTTCCCTATTATTACAAGTTTTTCGGATTGGCTTATTTCCCTTTCTACTCAAATAACCGAATTGCGTACAGGCAGTTTAAAACTGGATTATCTTCGCAATTTTTTTGACACATGTAATGATAACCGTAAAAGCAAGGGCGCCCCGCTGCCGGTTTCTTTTAATATAGAATTAAAAAATGTTTCTTATAAATATCCCGAATCGGATAAGCTTATTTTAAAAGATATTAACTTGAATATTAAACAAAACGAAAAAATTGCCATAGTCGGAGTAAACGGTGCAGGAAAAACAACCCTCATCAATTTGATTATGAATTTATTTTTCCCGACTCAAGGAGATGTTTTTATAGGAGGGAAAAACACAAAGGACTATTCCCAAGATGAACTCCTTCCGATTTTTGGAGCGGTTTTTCAAGAAACATTTATACCTCCTGAAACAATTAAGAATATCATATGTGCGTCTTCCGATTCACATGACGAAACGAAGTTTCAAAAAGCCGTAAAAGATTCCGGCTTTGAAAAAACTATTTTAGAACTTCCTCAAAAAGAAAATACTTATTTGGTAAAAAGCACAAGAAAAGAAGCCGTCGATTTATCGGGAGGACAAAACCAGCGGTTAATGCTTGCAAGAGTTTTATATAGAGATGCCCCAATCCTTATTTTGGATGAGCCTACTGCAGCCCTAGACCCGATAGCCGAAAGTGAAATATACGAGCATTACAATAAAATGACTCAAAACAAAACTTCAATCTTTATTTCGCACAGACTGGCTTCTACAAGATTTTGTGATAGGATTATTTTAATAGAAGACGGAAAGATTATCGAAGAGGGAACCCATGAAAGCCTTATGGCTAAGGGCGGCAAGTATGCCGAAATGTTTAATATACAGTCAACATATTATACGGGAAAATAATAGGGAGAATACGATGTTATTGGAAAAAAAGGGTCATACAACAAAAGAAATTATTTCTACATTTTTTAAGTCGATTAAGTTTTTAAATACTTTGGATAAGGGGCTTTGCTTTAATTATGCATTGATAGGTATCGTAACAGGCTTGCGTCCCTTTGTGAATATCTACATGCTTAAAAAGATTATAAACGCTCTCTCACAAGGTTTACCTAAAGAGCACTTATTTTTGCTTGCAGGGATAAGCATTGCAATAAATTTATTATTATTTTTATGCGAAAAATTTATAGGGCACAATTCCTATTTTAGAATGGAAAATTTAACGCAGCTTCGAAATATGGAAATAGCAAAAAAGAATACCACAATGGATTATGAATTTATCGAAGATGCCGAACTCCAAATCGAAATGGAAAAAATGTATAATATGGATTATAACGGAGGCTTCGGCTTATTTTCACAGCTTATGAATATTCATAATCTTAGCCAAAATATTGTGTTGTTTATCATCGGCTTAATTCTTTCAATTCCAATGTATACATCTTATGCTCCGATTTTAGGAATACCTTTATGGATTCAAAACAGTATTTTTACTTTCTTTATTATTTTGATATCCATTTTAAGTATAAGAATAAATAAAAGAGCTTTGGAAAAAAGAGATACATTTATGAAAAACAATCTCTTTGAAGAAATGAGACCTTACAGTTATGCCGTAAGTCTTGCTCCGGAATACAAAATAGGAAAAGATATCCGGCTGTACAACAAAAAACTATATAACGAATATTTTACCAGTTCAAAAGATTTTCAAATAAAAATAGTAAACGCATTTTTAAGATTCAGCCTTTTTCCACAGCTTGCTCAAATCTTTTTTAACATGTTCAGTTTAGGTTTAATCTATATCTTTGTGGGAATAAAGGCCTATTACGGAGCCATTCAGATAGGAGATATAATTCAATATTCGGGAGCCGTTACTCAATTTGTTTTTGCGGTTGCAGGTCTTACAAGAGCTTATAATCAAGTTGCAGCAAACTGTGATTTCTTCGATCTTTGTTTAGGCTATATCAACTTAAAAGAAACAAAATACAAGGGAAGTCTTCCTATCGAAAAACGGGATGACAACGAATACGATTTTGAATTTAAAAATGTAAGTTTTAAATATCCTCAAAGCGAAAAATATGCATTAAAAAACGTCAACTTAAAATTCAAGATAGGAAAAAAGCTTGCCATAGTCGGCATGAACGGCAGCGGTAAAACAACTCTGGTAAAATTATTAACCCGCCTCTATGATCCGAGTGAGGGAGAGATTTTACTTAACGGTATCGATATTAAAAAATTCGATTACGATGAATATCTGGATATTTTTTCGGTTGTCTTCCAAGATTTTAACCTTTTTGCTTTAAATATTGCCCAAAATGTAGCCTCTTCAACAGACTACGATAAAGCAAAAGTAGAAGAAGCCTTAAACCTTTCAGGCTTTTCCGATTCGCTTAAAAAAATGCCTAAGGGCATCGAAACATACCTCTACAATGATTTTGAAAAGGGCGGAATCGAAATATCGGGCGGTGAAGCTCAAAAGATTGCTATGGCAAGGGCTATTTACAAGGACTCTCCTTTTATAATACTCGATGAGCCGACCGCCGCCCTTGACCCTATTTCCGAATTTGAAATTTATTCAAAGTTTGATACAATTATAGGAAACAAAACAGCCGTTTACATTTCGCACCGGCTTTCTTCATGTAAATTCTGCGATGAGATTGCCGTCTTTGATGAGGGCAA is from Treponema denticola and encodes:
- a CDS encoding ABC transporter ATP-binding protein yields the protein MKTGIKDIIKFSYKTDKVLFTSLILEQIVSTADIFINLYLVKLIINAFIKGKTKEEILFLCLIALISNFVLILIKRFSEETQTNRFRIILYKRDMEINKKTMKLDYEFLEDTDLQLGLTKMREYDNFGNYGIYHVGRHFGAIINSVLTFIFAIIFSINLFTMQSELIPIANWLWNTIFILLFFSFSLISILASQKFNTKMQAMFDKDVVFLNRLFRAYMNINDDYKSGKDVRLYNYNLLTSVLKNSNNNVKNFYNRMSHNLFKCNVQTGLMTIFSSLLVYFYAGFKAYYGLIELGDIVQYTGIAVLTADAVTLIIMSISSLYANKDYFKTIFDYLNLSNGKYEGSLPIEKRDDNEYEFEFKNVGFKYPKTSKYVLQNVNLKFKIGQRLAIVGMNGSGKTTLIKLLTRFYDPTDGEILLNGINIQKYDYNEYLDIFSVVFQDFKLFSFMLGQNISASMEYDEKRAEEALTKAGFEKALQKMPQGLKTYLYQDYEEGGIEISGGEAQKIAMARAIYKDSPFIILDEPTAALDPISEFEIYSKFDNIIGNKTAVYISHRLSSCKFCNEIAVFDEGKLVQHGSHDALLQNKEGKYHELWNAQAQYYKEEEIEKLLK
- the atcS gene encoding histidine kinase AtcS, which encodes MFIFILVLSSILLLFILLYFLIRRAVNKRFNDFENGLINKYYEDVDSIYKKMRGWRHDFHNHIQVMKAYLEFKNYDELESYLNNLTDDLIKVDSVIKTGNLMSDAILNTKAAIALSHDIKLNIKASIPQNIALSDLELCVIIGNLFDNAIEGALSLKEKEKRFIRVYIRKLNDNLYISFTNSCEGLRKKTQGKFLTTKEGKDHGFGSGRIDAIVKKYSAFINRQSEEGAFAVELMFPLLLGSNPQF
- a CDS encoding ABC transporter ATP-binding protein, yielding MKKRGVLRNWGYLLKNIAETDKLLFLLIFACVPIAILMPYLQAFLPRAVIEGLQNKTELQSYLLKILLIAMALAVTVLLEQTVKWLLEMKGQRQRGRFSKELSKHAIKVDYEKMAAVSFAQSFDLSIGAIAGDIAITGQSANITANFLTSLLGIIAFAPLIITIQPILILIIFISFLTNYFYGIFLTNYDEKITEQNKGVNRKLHYIAYKSINYKYAKDIRLYKMSDWFFKSYQTYNNERRRWERKLSGKRFLGDLIAGLFVFVRDGLAYFYLITQIFTGKIGIAQFVFLFPIITSFSDWLISLSTQITELRTGSLKLDYLRNFFDTCNDNRKSKGAPLPVSFNIELKNVSYKYPESDKLILKDINLNIKQNEKIAIVGVNGAGKTTLINLIMNLFFPTQGDVFIGGKNTKDYSQDELLPIFGAVFQETFIPPETIKNIICASSDSHDETKFQKAVKDSGFEKTILELPQKENTYLVKSTRKEAVDLSGGQNQRLMLARVLYRDAPILILDEPTAALDPIAESEIYEHYNKMTQNKTSIFISHRLASTRFCDRIILIEDGKIIEEGTHESLMAKGGKYAEMFNIQSTYYTGK
- a CDS encoding ABC transporter ATP-binding protein, with the translated sequence MESKERGIIKNCLYMLKNILKTDKILFSLMVLYIPVFVFSPLASAYLPRAVIESIQNKAGISVFIQNFLIIAFIVAALKALETFLNARFNCRGSYRRIELMAELYKKMWTMSYKNIASQEGILNLEKARDMIDNDYSISQQFPKKISSLIVSIVGIFFFGSLIASINPILIGLIFISGTVSYFYGKYEIKKNKEINEVLKKEHHKMRYLTQRACDYKFAKDIKLYKIETWIVQAYKSSLKIINKCYGKIKTVNFIGATILALFIFLRDGLAYIYLTGMVLNKEIGIGEFIFLFSIIKTFSGWLLGIISQITLLKRESLNIDYYRDFCEIDDGLTKGKGIPLPKKFDIELKNVSFKYGESERYIFKDLNLRIEDKEKLAIVGVNGAGKTTLTCLIMNLLQPTEGEVLLNGKNINEYNIDEYYSLFSTVFQDMYVLPDTIKNLVTAGNKKFNQDDFDSALKQSGLQKIIENLNEKENTYLVKGVWPNAIDLSGGQEQRLMLARALYKNGPISILDEPTAALDPIAESQIYSEYNNMTKDKTSIFISHRLASTRFCDRIILIENGKIIEEGSHSELIKQNGEYKKMFDIQSSYYQDNKHKGGK
- the atcR gene encoding response regulator transcription factor AtcR, encoding MLRIAVIEDNEVQSRLIKDYANEWANKNSLLPEIKLFSSGEQFWFEFEELSDIDIILLDIQMSRISGIELAKKIRKTKSDAVIIFITGIPDYMQEGYDVEALHYLLKPVKKEKLFDCLDRALKKQDKVKEENFVFSCEGRLTTLKQSEIVFIESISHNLKIKTLKSEYITRMNLSEAEEKLNSKLFVKTHRAFIANLMHIRQLQKDKAVLADNTLIPISRREYKNVNTLFIGFFTQGEI
- a CDS encoding ABC transporter ATP-binding protein codes for the protein MLLEKKGHTTKEIISTFFKSIKFLNTLDKGLCFNYALIGIVTGLRPFVNIYMLKKIINALSQGLPKEHLFLLAGISIAINLLLFLCEKFIGHNSYFRMENLTQLRNMEIAKKNTTMDYEFIEDAELQIEMEKMYNMDYNGGFGLFSQLMNIHNLSQNIVLFIIGLILSIPMYTSYAPILGIPLWIQNSIFTFFIILISILSIRINKRALEKRDTFMKNNLFEEMRPYSYAVSLAPEYKIGKDIRLYNKKLYNEYFTSSKDFQIKIVNAFLRFSLFPQLAQIFFNMFSLGLIYIFVGIKAYYGAIQIGDIIQYSGAVTQFVFAVAGLTRAYNQVAANCDFFDLCLGYINLKETKYKGSLPIEKRDDNEYDFEFKNVSFKYPQSEKYALKNVNLKFKIGKKLAIVGMNGSGKTTLVKLLTRLYDPSEGEILLNGIDIKKFDYDEYLDIFSVVFQDFNLFALNIAQNVASSTDYDKAKVEEALNLSGFSDSLKKMPKGIETYLYNDFEKGGIEISGGEAQKIAMARAIYKDSPFIILDEPTAALDPISEFEIYSKFDTIIGNKTAVYISHRLSSCKFCDEIAVFDEGKLVQHGSHDALLQNKEGKYHELWNAQAQYYKEEEIEKLLR